GTTTGGGTAATCCCATCGTTTCTACTTCTATTAGGGATGAGGACGATGTACTGGAATATACAACGGATCCGGAGCTCATTTTTGAAAAGTGGAAAAATTTAGTTGATATTGTTATTGACGGTGGTTATGGGGACAATGTGGCTTCAACAATTATAGACCTTTCCAAAGGTTACCCGCAAGTAGTACGGGAAGGTAAGGGAGACTTGGACATCATTTAGAAAGGTAATTTTCATACATAAAAAAAGCGGTCCAATTGGACCGCTTCTCTCATTAAATATTTATTAGAAATTACTTTCCGCCTATGGCTGGATCTTTCATTCCTTCTTCTATCATACTGTAGAACTGATCAATTTTAGGAAGCACAACAATACGTGTTCTTCTGTTCTTTGATTTTTCTGTTGAAGATACAGGTACATATTCTGATCTACCAGCAGCAGTCATACGCTTGGGATCAACATTGAAATCGTTCTGTAAAATTCTAACAACCGCAGTTGCACGTTTTACACTCAAATCCCAGTTATCCAACAATACACCGTTACCTCTGTAAGGAACATCATCCGTATGGCCTTCTACCATAAATTCGAAATCTGGTTTGTTGTTAACCACTTTGGCAACCTTGCCTAGAACCTCTTTCGCTCTACTAGTAACATTGTAACTTCCGCTGCTGAACAATAACTTATCGGAAATAGATACGAATACAACACCTTTTTCAACGCTGATTTCAATATCCTCATCATCCAAGTTGCCTAAAACACCTTTTAAGCTCTGTACTAAAGAAAGGTTCACAGAATCTCTTCTTGTGATTGCATCATTTAGTTTACGAATAGTAAGGTCTTTTTCTTGAAGACTCTCCAATGATTTCTCTAGGTTCTCAGCTCCCTTAGTAGTTAAGGTGGTTAAGTTGCCCATGTTGTTGATAAGTTCCTGATTGTTCGCTTTTAAGAAAGCATTTTGGTCTTCCAAAGTTTGAAGTCTAGAAGAAGCTGTTGCTTTTTCTTCCAGACAGTCGTTTAATTTAACCGTTGCAGAGTTTAATAAATCTTGTGTCTCTTTTTGTTTTGCCTCAAGATCCGCGTATTTCTTCTGTGATACACAAGAAGACAATAAAAGGGTTACTCCAAGACATCCTAAAATGATTTTCTTCATAATTGCTGACTATATTAATGTTTGTTATTTACTAGTTTTTCGCATTTAGCGCGACCAAAATTATATAATTTGGAAGTCGTTAGTTAGTCTACTTAGTTAATCTTTTACTAAAATGTTAAAATTTCTTATTTGATGTACGAAATAAGACCATACTATGGACTTTGTGATATAGTATTTTAATATAAATTTAGCCTTCTCCCTTTTTTTGTAAATCTTTCGAAATTGACGGTAAAAACTAAAGTGAGCCCGTAAAATGGCCCAACAGTGCCGAAATCTCCATTGGAAAATAAAACGTAATGCGGCCACACCATCTAGAAGTAATCTAATAAAGATAATCACGAATGCTTTTCTTCTAGGAAGGTTTTTGGTTATTGAAAAAAGTGAGTTCCTAAAATTTAGGTAGGTTTTCTTAGGATTCATGTTACTCAAAGTAGAGCCACCCAAATGAAAGACCTTAGACTTTCCTATATAGTAAACCTTAAACCCTTGGTTTTTTGCTCTCCAACAAAAATCTACTTCTTCTTGATGGGCAAAGTAATCCGCGTCAAAACCACCTAATTGCCAAAAAACATCGCGCTTAACGAACATACAGGCGCCCGTAGCCCAAAAAATCTCCTTGACATCATCATATTGCCCGTTATCCCTTTCCAAGGTTTGAAAAATTCTCCCTCGACAAAACGGATATCCAAGCTGATCGATGAATCCTCCTCCTGCACCGGCATATTCAAAATGGTCCTTTTTCAACAAATCCAAAATCTTGGGCTGTATAATGGCCGCATCTGTAAGCGTGTTGAAACCTTCAATAATTGGGCTTAGCCATCCTTTGGTAACTTCAACATCAGAATTTAAGAGACAAAAAACATCGGCATTTACGTGTTGGAGCGCATCGTTATATCCCTTTGCGAACCCACCGTTAGTCTCATTCTGAATGATTTTGATTCCTGGAAATTGTTTTCTTAAGAAGGAAACAGAACCATCTGTAGAAGCGTTGTCCGCTACGTATATATCGGCATCCTCGGAAAATTTCACAACAGAAGGTAGAAAACGCTCTAATAGCACTTCCCCGTTCCAGTTGAGTATGACAATGGCGATTTTCAAAACGAAGGCAAATTAACGGCTAAATTCAGGAATCTCCTTCAAAAACTGATATTTTTCCTCTTCTTTAAGCATTTTGCAATGGTAATGCGCCAATCCGTTGGTTACCATCAAATACGTGGCGTCCAAATTAAAATTGTATCTTGCAACCTGGTCGAACGTCTCCTGGGAAATACTTATTGAAGGTGCTTTGCACTCTACTAACAACTGAATACTTCCGTCCGGGTTGAAAATAATGATATCATATCGTTTTGTAAGGCCATTGACCATAATTTGCTTCTCGACGTTTATATGGCTTAAGGGATAATTTTTTTCTTCCGTGAGGTATTTTACCACATGTTGCCTAACCCATTCTTCGGGGCTCAAGACCACAAACTTTTTCCTTATTCCATCAAAAATGAGCGTCTTATTTTGACTATTTTTGACCCTGAAGGTGTAACTGGGAAAATTAAGCGGTTGCATTTGACAAATTTGATGAATTTTTCCGAATGGATGAAGCGTTACAAATTGTTAATGATATACGGCAAGGGGTCATAAAGCCTATTTACTTCCTCTTTGGGGAAGAGGCCTATTATATAGATAAAATTTCTGATTATATAGGCAGTAAGATATTAACCGAAGAGGAAAAAGGCTTTAATCAAGTGGTCCTTTATGGGAAAGAATCATCTATTGACGATATTGTTGGTAATGCCAAGCGTTATCCCATGATGGCTGAACATCAAGTTGTCATTGTTAAGGAGGCACAGCATTTGTCCAGAAACATAGAACAATTATCCAGTTATGCGGACAATCCGCAACTCACGACTGTTTTGGTGATTTGTTATAAGTATAAAAAGCTGGACAAAAGAAAAGCGCTATATAAAAGTATAAAAAAGTGTGGGGTTGTCTACGAGAGTAAAAAACTATACGAGAATCAAGTTTCCGACTGGATTAGAAAAACCCTTTTATCGAGTGGCTATTCGATTAGCCATAAGGCCGCCCTTATGCTTGTGGAGTATTTGGGAACCGATTTGAGCCGAATAAACAATGAGCTAGAAAAGCTAAGATTGGTATTACCTCCAAAAAGTGAGATTACACCTTTACAAATAGAAGAACATATAGGAATTAGTAAGGATTATAACAATTTTGAGTTGAAAAAGGCCATTGGAGAGCGCAATGTTCTAAAGGCTACTAAAATAGTAACTTATTTTGCGCAGAACCCAAAGGATAATCCTTTTGTGCTTACCGTAACACTTTTGCATTCCTTTTTTTCGCAGCTATTACAGTATCACGGACTTAACGACCATTCTCCTAAAAGCGTAGCGAGTGCGCTGCGAATCAATCCTTATTTTGTCGGCGAATTTCAAACAGCGGCCAAGAACTACCCAATGAAAAAAGTAAGTAGAATTATTTCCTACCTCAGGGAAATGGATTTAAAGGGTAAGGGCGTAGGCGCAACAAATGTCAGCCAGGCCGACCTCCTTAAAGAACTGCTCGTAAAAATTATCTAAAATTACTTTTTATCCAAACTGAATTTTCCTGGACCTAGTAAGGCGATAGTAATAAAAGCCACTAGATAGAACAAAGCCTTTTCCTTATCCGCAAAGGGGTCCGAGGCATGAGCTATAAAAGCAGCAACAGCCATGGTAATAGCAGTTGGAATAGCGAATAGTCTAGTCTTATAACCCAAAATAATGAGTAAGGGGCAAATAAACTCACCCAAAACGGCCAAAAACAATGAAGGTGCGGCACCTATTCCTATAGGGTCACCAAATTCAAAATTACCGGCAATCAGCTTTTGAAATTTGGGTAAACCGTGTGTCATCATCATTACGGAAACGGCAATTCTAAAAAATGCCAGACCAATATTATTTAAGAGGGAATTTTTCATGGATAAGTTCGTTTAGGGAGCTAAAAGTATTAAATTTTTAGGGTTTCCCCCAAAATTAGATCCATTTCGTTAATCAATTGATTCACGTTCTGCCGATTGAAATAAAGAGGTGGTTTTATTTTTAGCACATTGTCGTATGGGCCGTCCGTACTGACCAGTATGTGGTTGTCCCTTAATCGATTCTTTAGGATATTAGCCAACTTGGTGCCGGGAGCTCTGTGCTGGTCCAATAGCTCGACGCCTAAAAATAGACCTTCGCCACGAACATCGGCAACTTCTTGATAGTTCTTGACCAAAGTTTTGAGTTCGTCCTTTAAATATTTTCCAACTAAACGAGCCTGCTCTTGCAGGTTCTCTGTTTCTATTACATCCAAAACGGCTTCACCAATAGCACAGGAAACAGGATTGCCGCCAAATGAACTAAAGAACTCCATACCATTGTCAAAGCTATCCGAGATTTCCGTTGTGGTAACTACAGCACCAATGGGGTGCCCATTTCCCATTGGTTTACCCAGAATAACCATGTCCGGAACAACGTCATACATTTCATATCCCCAAAAGAAAGCTCCTAAACGACCAAACCCAACTTGTACTTCATCACTTATACAAATCCCACCTTGCGCCCTTATTTTAGGATAAATTTTATTTAAATAGTTCCTTGGTAGTGGTACCTGACCACCGCAGCCCACAATGGGTTCGGCTATGAAGGCGGCAATTTCACCCTCATTTTCTGTAATCCTTGAGAAGGTCTCTTTTACAAAGTGAGCAGCTGCGTCGTTTTCATTTTTAAAACCAGATTCAAACACCTTGGGCAAAGGAGCCTCCACAATATTATTTGCTTTTCCGCTTCCTCCTTTATGGTTGTATTTGTAATGACTGATATCTATACCATTTTGGGTATTTCCATGATAGCCATGTTCCAGCACCATTATTTTTTTCTTTTTGGTATGTGCCTTTGCCATTCTAATGGCCAAGTCGGTTGCTGCGCTCCCGGAATTCACAAAGAATACCTTATTCAAAGAAGGGGGGAGTTTTGCCAACAGCTTTTCGGAGTATGACAAAAATTCATCATAAAGGTACCTTGTATTGGTATTCAGCCTGGCCAATGTCCGCTGCCCTGCCTCCACTACCTTCGGATGACAATGTCCCACTTGCATGATATTATTGTAGGCGTCCAAAAAGGTATTTCCGTTTGTGTCATACATGTACTGAAAGGCGGACCTTGACATTTGAATGGGATGGCTGTAACTCATGGAAAGCGCCCCGCTGAAATTTCTCTTCCGCTGTACAAGTTGTTTCTCCAAATCTTGTTTTTGCGTCTTTTCAAAGCTGCAGGCTGCTCTTAATGTATCTTTCGCGAGGATTGGATTTATTTGAATCCATTTTCGAAGTAAATCCCACGCGGGCTTTTCACTGATTGTTATATATTCCGAATTTGGCTTCTGTTTTTTGGCATGTGCTGAATTGCATACACTAGTGCTAAGACGGGCCGCAATTAGATAGTAAAGGGCATCGATTTCATGAACGAGTAGGGGATAATAGGAATGGTATGTTTGAATGATAACGGCGGCTACCTTTAACGGCTCTTCCTTGCCCATAAGCATGTAAGTCAATCCAACTGCCAACTCGTTGATGAGCCAAGAACTACACATATCCCCAAAATCTATAATTCCTGAAACCCGACCATTTTGAGTGAGAACGTTCCAATCGTTCGCATCATTATGTATAATGCTTTTTCGGAATGTATCCTGAATTGGATAAATATTTTCATCGAAATGAAGAAAAAAATAGTGAACTAGGCTTCGGTCCATGGGATTATCTATTTCCTCTAGGAATCTTTTATTCTTCTTAAAATACTTTAAGTCCCACTGGATTTCTTTTCCGTGTAACGCAGCATCGTAAAGGCCTAAGAGTGATTTGTCCATTAACGCCAAAGCCTTCCCGAATGATTCCAAAATTTCAGTGCTATGTTCAACTTCACTAATAAATTTACCCTCTAAAAAAGGTAAAAGTCGATACAGTGAATTATCAATGATTGTATAAGGTGTCCCATTACTATTCAAAATGGTAAAGGGAACTTCTATACCATTTGCCTTTCTGAGCTTTGTAAGAACCTTTTCTTCACCCTCCAGTAAAGCAAAAAGCTCATCAGAAAAAGGATAAACTTTTAAAACGAAACTATTTGTAGGGCTGCATACTTTATAATTAATGCTGTCATAGCCCTCAAGTTTAGAAAGGACTATATCCGATAATCCATAGTGCACTTTTAAGACTTTCCGTTCTGCTATCATTTAAAACTTTATTCAAGACTAAAATAATCATTAACAGGGCCCTGAACTAACGAGATATAATATTTTATTCCGGCTCCTAAAAATTGCTTCGATCCTCCGTATAGCTTATATTTATGAATATTCAAAACAAACATCAATCATGAAAAAATTAGTATTACTTTTTTTGGTTTCGGTACTTGCCTTAACCACAGTACGAGCACAAGATTTTGAATTCAAAGCGGATCAAATAGACATAAAATATGAACGTTTTGTATTACCTAATGGATTAACACTATTAGTCCATGAAGATCACAAAGCGCCAATAGCTGCAGTCAATGTTTGGTATCACGTAGGGTCAAAGAACGAAAAACCAGGTAAGAGCGGTTTCGCCCATTTATTCGAGCATTTGATGTTCAACGGAAGTGAAAATTTTAACGATGATTACTTTCAGGCTTTGGAAAGAATAGGAGGAACCGATTTAAATGGTACAACTAACTCCGATCGCACCAATTATTTCCAGAATGTACCGGTCTCGGCTTTGGACCAAGTGCTGTTTTTAGAATCGGATAGAATGGGTCATCTTTTAGGGGCCATAGATCAAGAAAAATTGGACGAACAAAGGGGTGTTGTTCAAAATGAAAAAAGACAAGGTGAGAATCAACCCTACGGGAAGCAGTGGGATTTGTTGACCAAAGCGATGTAGCCTAAGGGACACCCGTATTCTTGGACGGTAATTGGTGAGATGGAAGATCTGAACGCTGCCTCATTAGAATATGTACAGGAATGGTTTAAGTCTTACTATGGTGCGGCTAACGCTGTTGTGGCAGTGGCGGGTGACATTGATCCACAAGAAGTTTATCAAAAAGTATTGAATTATTTTGGGGACATCCCTTCAGGACCAACGGTGGCAAGACAGGAGATAAATATTCCAGTACATAACGGGGATACCTATCAAGTGTATGAAGATCGCGTACCTGAGGCAAGGATTTTATTCGCTTGGAACACACCGCAATTTGGCGCTAAAGAGGATATACATTTTGATTTAATATCCTCCATCCTAACTACCGGTAAGAATTCACGACTGTACAAGAGACTGGTTTATGACGACCAAATAGCTAGCTCGGTAGTTTCCTTTCAGGCTTCAAGTGAGATTGCAGCAATTTTATTACATGGGCCAATGTAAAGCCAGGTGAAGATGTTGCTAAGGTAAGGGCTATTATGGAGGAAGAAATTGAAAAGCTTATGAACGAAGGGCCAACGGAGGCCGAACTAAAAAGGGTCAAAGCGGCCTATTTTTCCGGTTTTATAAAAGGTTTGGAACGTATTGGCGGGTTCGGCGGGGTTTCCGATATTTTAGCATCTAACGAGACGTATTTTGAAGATGCCTCCTATTACAAAAAAGTATTGCAATATGTTGAAGATGCTACAGTTGAAGACATAATAAGCACTACTAATAAATGGTTTTCCAAAGGAAAACATGTGATTCTGTGTAAGCCGTTTGCGGAATACGAGGTAGTAAAAAGTACGGTAGACCGCTCTAAATTGCCCGAATTAACGGCTCCCAAGAGCTCTAAATTTCCGACTTTGGAAAGGGCAAAATTATCCAATGGACTAAACGTAGTCTTAGCTAAAAGAGCCGGCGTACCAACGGTAGTTATGAACCTGATGTTCGACGCGGGTTATAAATCGGATTATTTATCTAGCCCCGGGACCGCGGAATTAGCGATGGATTTGTTGGACGAGGGAACAAAAGAAATGAATTCGCTTCAAATAAACGAGCGATTGCAATTATTGGGCGCCAGTCTTTCCACTTTTTCAAGTCAGGATAACTCCAACGTCTATCTAAATACTCTAAAACCAAGTTTGGACGCCAGTATCGACTTATTTGCTGATGTCGTCTTAAATCCAGCTTTTCCGGAAAAGGAATTTGAACGTTTAAAAAGCGAACAAATCAATAGTATTAAGCAGGAAAAATCACAACCTATCACGATGGCCTTACGTGTTATGAACAGGTATCTCTATGGGGAGGGCCATCCTTATAGTAATCCATATACAGGAACCGGTTATGAGGATACGGTGGAAAAATTGACTAGAGCCGATATCGAAAGCTTCTATAACACATGGATAAGGCCAAATAACGCGACTTTGGTGGTAACCGGAGATGTTAATATGGCCGAGTTAAAGTCAAAACTTGAAAAGGCCTTTGGTAAATGGAAAAGAGCGGAGGTGCCCGAAGTTACCTTTAGCGCACCTAAAGTAAATTCTAAAAACACCTTGTACCTCATGGATAGACCGGAGTCTGAACAGTCCGTTATTTTAGCGGGGCATTTGACCAGTAAATATGGTGACATACCACAAGTGGCCCTGGAACAAATGGTGAGTATACTAGGCGGAGATTTTACGTCCCGTATTAACATGAACCTGCGAGAGGATAAACATTGGGCCTATGGGGCCGGAGGTTTTGTAATGGGGGCAAAGGAGGAACGTCCATTTATAGTGTATGCTCCCGTTCAAACTGATAAGACTGCCGAATCTATCACCGAGGTGCGTAAGGAAATATCTGAATTCATATCTACCCGCCCTGTGACACAGGCTGAATTGGACAAGGTTAAAACGAATCAAATCTTAAGCCTTCCCGGACAATGGGAGACGAACAGTTCTGTAAATAGTTCGGTGGTTAATTTGGTTAAATATGACTTGCCGGATGATTATTACCAGAGCTATGACCAAAGTGTTCGCAACCTTTCGCTAAAGGATGTGCAGGAGGTAAGTAAGATGGTGGTTAAACCGGATGCCGTGAACTGGTTTATGGTAGGGGATAGGTCCAAGGTTGCTGATAAATTGGATGAACTTGGCTTTGATGCCATCATAGAGATTGACGCCGATGGTAACCCCAAGATGCCCGCGATGAAAACTCCCGAAAAGGACCTTAAGAATTAAATTTATATCACGATTGAATGAAAAATCCCGCTCCAAGCGGGATTTTTTAGTTTAACTATTCTTATTTATGAAAAACTTACTGCAAAAAGTTATTAGTATAAATTAGGAAAATCCTCAGGGTTGGCTTCATGCATTATGGCATAAACCTTTTCAAAAATATCCTCACTGTTTGGTTTGGAGAAATAATCGCCATCCGTTCCATAAGCCGGCCTATGAGCTTTTGCACTTAAAGTTTGAGGAGCACTGTCCAAATAGATATAGGCACCTTGCTTCTCGACGATTTCATTAAGAAGATACGCGGAGCATCCTCCAGGAACATCTTCATCTATTACCAACAAACGGTTGGTCTTTTTAACACTTTCTACGACCTTATGCTCAATATCGAAAGGTAAAAGGGTCTGGGCATCAATTACTTCAGCATCAACACCTACTTCCAAAAGTTCTTTTGCAGCTTTTTCAACAATTCTTAGCGTGGAGCCGTAAGACACCAAAGTAATATCCGTTCCGCTCTTTACGGTTTCTACTACTCCTATTGGGGTACAAAATTCACCAAGGTTGGTCGGTTTCTTTTCTTTAAGCCGGTAGCCATTTAAACTCTCAATAACCAGGGCAGGCTCATCACTCTTCATTAGCGTATTATAAAAACCGGCAGCCTGGGTCATGTTCCTAGGTGCTAGAATATACATTCCCCGCAGCAAATGAATGAGACCACCCATCTCTGAACCCGAATGCCAAATACCTTCTAGGCGATGACCTCTTGTCCTAACGATTAAGGGAGCTTTTTGTTTGCCTTGGGTACGGTATAAAAGTGTGGCAAGGTCATCGGTTAATGTGGCCATGGCATAGAAGATATAATCTAAATATTGGATTTCGGCAATGGGTCGTAAACCTCGCAATGCCATTCCAATTCCTTGACCAATTATCGTTGTTTCCCTTATGCCTGTATCGGAAATTCGCAAGGCACCATACTTTTCTTGAAGACCTTCCAGTCCTTGGTTTACATCACCAATGGCACCGCTATCCTCACCAAAAACCAAAGCGTTCGTATAGGTTTCGAAGAGTTTATCAAAATTGTCCCTTAAAATTATGCGGCCATCTACTTTTTCTAAATCTTCCTCATAAACAGGTGCTATTGCTTTTATGTTTGTGGCACGATTTTCAGTTTCATTATACAAGTGCGAACTGAACTTGGATTGTGAGACATCCATAAAATTATTTAGCCAGCTAATCAAAGCATCTCTCTCGCTGGATTTTTCACCTAAAAGGTACCTCAAAGATTTTCTGGCAAAAACGGCCAAGTCTTTTTTGATGGGCTCATCAATGGAGATGAGATCATTCTTGATTTTCGTCAGGAAATTTTTATTTGGACTTTTTAAGGAAGCGGCATTAATGTATTGAACAAGCCTTTTCTTCTCGATCAGATTTTCCTCTAAAAATTCTGCCCAAGCCTCTTTTTTTGCCTCCCTAACGGTTCTTTTTATTCGTTTTTCTAGCTCTTCCAATTCTTGGGATGTGGCAATGCCGGATTCTAGAATCCATTCTTTAAACCTTTTGTTACAATCATTGTCGCGTTCCCATTCCAAGCGTTTATCGTCCTTATAGCGCTCATGGGAACCTGAGGTGGAATGTCCTTGAGGCTGGGTCAGTTCGGTTACGTGTATAATTACAGGAACATGTTCTTGACGTGCTATGTCCGAAGCATTGTCATATGCGTGCATTAGGGCGGTATAGTCCCAACCTTTTACCTTAAGTATTTCAAAACCCTTATGGTTCTCATCCCTTTGAAACCCTGCTAGTATCTTCGAGATATCTTCTTTTGTAGTGTGGTATTTTGCCGGTACGGAAATTCCGTATTCGTCGTCCCAAATACTTACTACCATTGGTACTTGTAGAACACCTGCGGCATTAATGGTTTCCCAGAACATTCCTTCGCTGGTGCTGGCGTTGCCAATGGTACCCCAGGCTACTTCGTTGCCCTTGTTGGAAAATTTGCTACTATCCAGGTAATCTAAATCACGATATAGTTTTGAGGCTTGTGCAAGCCCTAATAGTCTGGGCATTTGACCGGCTGTACAGGAAATATCCGCGCTGCTATTCTTTTGTTTGGTCAAATCTTTCCAACTACCATCCGGATTTAGGCTATATGTTAAAAAATGCCCACCCATTTGCCTTCCTGCGCTCATGGGTTCCTTGTCAATATCCGGAGTTGCGTACAATCCGTGAAAGAAGTCTTTTGGTTTTAGGAAACCAAGCGCCATCATAAAAGTCTGATCACGATAGTAACCACTTCTAAAATCACCATTCCTGAAGGATTTGGCCATAGCCAATTGTGGTAGTTCCTTCCCATCACCAAATATGCCGAATTTTGCTTTGCCTGTCAGGACCTCTTTTCTACCTAATAAGGAACATGCCCTACTCATAAAGGCGATTTCATAGTCGCTTATTATTTGTGCTTTAAAGTCCTCAAAGGAAATATCGTTACTGGTCTTGGAAGAGACGTCCATAGAATTCAATATTTCCACAAAAATACCAAATCAAATGGATTTTAGCAATCCACAAATACGATTAATTTTTGCATATTTGTCAATAGAAATAACAAAATGATAAGATATTGATAATTTGGGAAGGAAAAATTATCTTTCAATTAAAGATATCTAATTAAAACCATTTTCTGGTAAATAGCCCGGTAAGCGTCTTAATGTCCACAGTAATAATGAACCTTATCCTTTCCCCATAGTCTGGTTGCGCTATCTCCCAACCGTTGTTGGAGTATAAGGGTAAGTACAGTTCAAAATAATCGGTCACCAAATTTAGGCGTACACCTGAATCATAAACAAATTTCTCCGGAACATTCTTATTCTTCACTAAACCGGCATCTCCATAAAGTTCTATCCAACGCCATAAATTAAAACTTGCATTAACGGTAGTAAGCCAGTTGTTAGAAAATCGATACCGCTCATCCAAGAAGGATTTAAATCCTCCTTCAGCAATAATGATTTGTTGACTGTAGATTCCCGAGTCTTCTGATCGACCCAGATATCCGTAGTCAAATAAATAATCAGTTGGTCTATCCAGTGCAAAACTGAAGAAATCGGAATCGGTTTTGTTACTCAAAAACTTCCCGGCAAAAAAGCGCAAATTAAGCTGACGGTTATTTTCAAAAAGTTTTCTGTATTCATATTCAAAAGAAAGTTTTGAAAAATTACCTGCCAACTGGAAATCGGCAAACCAGGAATTGTAATCCAGAATACCGTTGTTCCTATTTATGTATCTCATATTGAAGACACTATAATCGGGATTTTCAGAATCATTGGCCAAATCCTGAACGGTCTCGTCAAACTTCCTGAAGATGTTTACATACCTAAAAGAGAGAAACTGTCTTTTAT
This sequence is a window from Maribacter aestuarii. Protein-coding genes within it:
- a CDS encoding alpha-ketoacid dehydrogenase subunit alpha/beta, yielding MDVSSKTSNDISFEDFKAQIISDYEIAFMSRACSLLGRKEVLTGKAKFGIFGDGKELPQLAMAKSFRNGDFRSGYYRDQTFMMALGFLKPKDFFHGLYATPDIDKEPMSAGRQMGGHFLTYSLNPDGSWKDLTKQKNSSADISCTAGQMPRLLGLAQASKLYRDLDYLDSSKFSNKGNEVAWGTIGNASTSEGMFWETINAAGVLQVPMVVSIWDDEYGISVPAKYHTTKEDISKILAGFQRDENHKGFEILKVKGWDYTALMHAYDNASDIARQEHVPVIIHVTELTQPQGHSTSGSHERYKDDKRLEWERDNDCNKRFKEWILESGIATSQELEELEKRIKRTVREAKKEAWAEFLEENLIEKKRLVQYINAASLKSPNKNFLTKIKNDLISIDEPIKKDLAVFARKSLRYLLGEKSSERDALISWLNNFMDVSQSKFSSHLYNETENRATNIKAIAPVYEEDLEKVDGRIILRDNFDKLFETYTNALVFGEDSGAIGDVNQGLEGLQEKYGALRISDTGIRETTIIGQGIGMALRGLRPIAEIQYLDYIFYAMATLTDDLATLLYRTQGKQKAPLIVRTRGHRLEGIWHSGSEMGGLIHLLRGMYILAPRNMTQAAGFYNTLMKSDEPALVIESLNGYRLKEKKPTNLGEFCTPIGVVETVKSGTDITLVSYGSTLRIVEKAAKELLEVGVDAEVIDAQTLLPFDIEHKVVESVKKTNRLLVIDEDVPGGCSAYLLNEIVEKQGAYIYLDSAPQTLSAKAHRPAYGTDGDYFSKPNSEDIFEKVYAIMHEANPEDFPNLY
- a CDS encoding insulinase family protein, with protein sequence MEEEIEKLMNEGPTEAELKRVKAAYFSGFIKGLERIGGFGGVSDILASNETYFEDASYYKKVLQYVEDATVEDIISTTNKWFSKGKHVILCKPFAEYEVVKSTVDRSKLPELTAPKSSKFPTLERAKLSNGLNVVLAKRAGVPTVVMNLMFDAGYKSDYLSSPGTAELAMDLLDEGTKEMNSLQINERLQLLGASLSTFSSQDNSNVYLNTLKPSLDASIDLFADVVLNPAFPEKEFERLKSEQINSIKQEKSQPITMALRVMNRYLYGEGHPYSNPYTGTGYEDTVEKLTRADIESFYNTWIRPNNATLVVTGDVNMAELKSKLEKAFGKWKRAEVPEVTFSAPKVNSKNTLYLMDRPESEQSVILAGHLTSKYGDIPQVALEQMVSILGGDFTSRINMNLREDKHWAYGAGGFVMGAKEERPFIVYAPVQTDKTAESITEVRKEISEFISTRPVTQAELDKVKTNQILSLPGQWETNSSVNSSVVNLVKYDLPDDYYQSYDQSVRNLSLKDVQEVSKMVVKPDAVNWFMVGDRSKVADKLDELGFDAIIEIDADGNPKMPAMKTPEKDLKN